A window of Microbacterium sp. Root61 genomic DNA:
TCAGCGACACGGCCCGCACACGCACCAGCACCTCACCACGACCGGGCGAGGGCACCTCGCCACGCGTCAGGGTGACGGCATCCGCGTGTCCGTACTCGGTCTGCCGCCACTCGGCCATCGTGTCGGTCGGCAGTGCGGTCGGGCGTGCAGAAGAGCTGTCCATGTCATTCCTCCGGGTACTGGAAGAGGTCGTCGAGTCCGACGGCGAAGACGCGCGAGATCTGGAAGGCCAGTTCGAGCGTCGGGGAGTATCTGCCCTGCTCGATCGCGATCAGGGTCTGGCGAGTGACGCCGATCCGGCTCGCGAGGTCGGCCTGGGTCAGGCCCGCCGTCTCGCGCAGGGCGCGGATGGAGTTCGTCACCTTCGTGGGCTTGACCATCAGGCCATCCCTCGGCGGTAGGCGATGACCTGCGCGACCCCGCCGATGAAGGCGGACAGCGCGAAGCCGAAGAACATGGTGTTGGCGATCCAGAACCAGTCGGCCTCGAACGCGCACAGCACGATCACGCCCAGGCCGGCGATGACCATGAAGGCCTGTCCGACCCGGCCGCCCATGTGGGCGATGTCGCGGTCGCGGATGTCGGACTTGCCGACGCCGTCGGGGTCCCGCATCCCGGCGATCATTCCCCACAGGATGCTGAGCACGATGCTCGCCACGATGCTCGCGCCGATCGTCCACGCCATGATGGGCCACCACTCGACGTCGGTCACCGGCCCGCCGCCCGCCTGCTGGAGGACGATGATCACGTAGACCGTCATGGCGATGACGGTGACGATGAGCCCCGCCCAGGTGTTGCGCTCCTCGTAGACCATGACGCCCTCCTGATGTAAAGAATTACTTACACCGAGAGTAGAACCCCCACTGACGATCTGTCAAGAATTCTTTACATCGCGGATCGGCGCCATCGTCGAGCGAAGAATCACTCGACGAGCGATGCGCGCTCACGGCCCCGACCGGAGGCAGACGGTTCTAGCATTGTTCGAGCCGGACGGATCCTCTCCGCCGACGCGTGGACTTCTCGAAACGAGGACCCCGATGGCAAGCGTCGCAACAACCACTGGTCCGCAGCGGTCAGACACGAGTCCGGTGATGACCCACCGGATGATCCTCTTCGTGATCTTCGGCCTGATGGCGGGGATGTTCCTGTCCGCCCTGGACCAGACGGTCGTGGGAACCGCCATCCGTACCATCGGCGATGATCTGCACGGTCTCAGCCAGCAGGCGTGGGTCACCACGGCCTACCTGATCGTCTCGACGATCTCGACCCCCATCTACGGGAAGCTCTCCGACATCTACGGCCGCCGGCCGCTGTTCATCTTCGCGATCGTCGTCTTCATCATCGGGTCGATCCTCGCGAGCTTCTCCACCTCCATGATCCAACTCGCCGCATTCCGCGCCATCCAGGGGCTGGGCGCGGGCGGCCTGATGTCGATGCCGCTCGCGATCATGGGCGACATCCTCGCGCCGCGCGAGCGGGCGAAATACCAGGGGTACTTCCTGGCCGTGTTCGGCATCTCCAGCGTCATCGGACCGCTCGTGGGCGGGCTGTTCGCGGGCGCCGACGAGATCCTCGGGATCGCCGGCTGGCGATGGGTCTTCCTCATCAACGTGCCGATCGGCCTGGCCGCTCTGGCCATCGTGCTGCGCTTCCTGCACATTCCACGACACCCGCGACACTCCGTGCGCATCGACTGGTGGGGTGCGGCCACCGTCATCCTGGCGCTGGTGCCCCTCCTGCTGGTCGCCGAGCAAGGACGCGAATGGGGCTGGGATTCGCCGATCGCGATCGCCTGCTACATCGTCGGCGGCATCGGCATCATCGCCTTCATCGTCTCCGAGATGCTGATGAAGGACGACGCGCTGATCCCGCTCAAGCTCTTCCGCTCCCCCACCTTCTCGATGGCGACGGTCATCGGCGTGCTCGTCGGGTTCGGCATGTTCGGAGCGATGCTGACGCTGCCCCTCTACCTGCAGCTGGTGCTCGGCTCCACCCCGACGCAGAGCGGCCTGCAGCTGCTGCCGATGATCCTCGGGCTGATGATCGCCTCCATCGCGAGCGGGCAGCTCATCGCGCGAACCGGCCGGTATCGGATGTTCCCGATCCTGGGCACCCTGCTCATGACCGCCGGGTTCTTCTGGCTGACATTCCTGCAGTACGACCGGTCGTACTGGTTCATCGCCGGGGCGATGCTGCTGATCGGGCTCGGTCTCGGTCAGCTCATGCAGACGCTCACCATCGCGAGCCAGAACTCGGTCGGGCTGCGCGACATGGGTGTCGCGACCAGCTCGTCCACCTTCTTCCGGCAGATCGGCGGGACACTCGGCACGGCGGTGCTGCTCTCGTTGATGTTCACGGTGCTGCCGGCGAACGTGCAGGTCGCGTTCGACGACACGAGCACGCTCACGCAGTCGCTGGACGCGGCGCTGGATCCGGCGGTGGCGTCGGCACCGCAGAACGAGGCGATCATGCAGCAGATCTATGCGCCCATCGTCGCGAAGCTGACCTCCGCCACGACGACGAAGATCGAGGACGGCCTGACCCAGGCGACGGACGCCGCGACCAAGGCCGTCGCGGACAAGGTCGCAGCCGGGGAGATCCCGGCCGGTGCGCAGGCGGAGGCGACGGCGGCGGCCGTCGCGCAGGCCCGCGCCGCGGCATCCGCTCAGATCGAGAAGGAGATCCCGGTCGCCCAGATCGACGCCGACGGCTCGGTGACGCTGGACTTCTCGGATGCGGCCGCACGCGAGTCCTACGTGGCGTCGATCGCCCCCGTCCTGGAGGACCAGTTCGCCTCCGGCGGCGGCACCACGATGAACGGAGACGCACTGAACGACACCTCGTTCCTGACCGGTGCGGATCCACGATTGAGCAAGCCGTTCCTGGTCGCGTTCAACGCCTCATCGGTGCAGGTGTATCGCGTGGCCATGTGGGTGCTGTTGGTGGCGTTCATCCTGTCGCTGTTCTTCAGGACGCCGCCGCTGCGTGCGAAGTCGGCACTTCAGGAGGCCGCGGATGAAGCCTCTGCCGAGGAGGAGGAGATGCGCGCCCGGCGAGCGAGCGACGACACCGGCGCCTTCGTGGCGCCATAGCAGGCCTCCTCCGTCGGGCACTCCGGCGCCATTCGGCTTAGGATGCTTCGACCGTCAATGCCGACGGCCCCACAGCACCCCCGGAGTTCTCATGCGCAAGCGCTGGATCGCGCTCATCGTCGTCGCGTCCGTCTTGATCGTCGCCCTCGTCGGCGTCTACTGGGCCGGACGCAGCCTCTTCCACATGCCCACCGCACGGGGCGTCGACTCCGTCGTGGGCGAGATCGGCGGCGAGCGGGTGCTCGGCGTCTTCGCCCACCCGGATGACGAGCAGACCGTCAACGGACTGTTCTGGCGCGCGAAGGACCGGGATGGCGCCTACACCGCGATGATCACGGCAACGCAGGGCGAGGCCGGACACCAGGTGCCCGTCGTCGCCCGCCAAGAGGACCTCGGCATGGTCCGCAAGGCGGAAGCCCTGAAGAACAGCTTCAACCTGGGCGTCGATGAGCACGAGGTCTGGGACTACCCGGACGGCGGCGTCCCTCAGGTCGACGAGCAGGAGCTCGTGGACCGCCTGGTCGCATCGATGAAGCGGATCAAGCCCGACGTCGTCGTCGGGTTCTGGCCGGCCAGCGGCGCCACCGGCCACAAGGACCACATGGAGATGGGTCGCGTCACCGAGCTCGCCATCGCACAGCTGCAGGAGGAGGGCGGCTCGTACGCCGGCCCCGACCACCTCGTCTACACGATCAGCCCGACCACGGCGCTGGGCATGTTCGGCGGCGAGCAGGGACAGATCGTCGTCAAGAACCAGCCCGACCCCGAGTACGCCATGTCGGCCGAGACCGGCAAGAAGCACGAGGGCTGGGCGATCCACGCCTCACAGGCCGACTACCTGCAGTCCGCGTACTACCTGCCCGCCTGGCTCGTCTATCTCCTGTGGGACCAGGAGTTCTATCACGTGCGCGATCTGGCCGAAGATCCGATCAGCTGACGGATGCCGCGGCCTTCGCCTCGCTAGATCACTGTCTCCGACCACTTGTCGGGGTTGCCGAAGCGGTGCGCGGTGATCGTGATCGACTGCTCGTGCAGGAACGGCAGCAGCTCGAGCCGACCCGCCGTGGTGACCTCGTTCGCGTAGACGGCGAGATCCGGGTCGCCCCCGACGGCGACGGCGAGCGCGGCATGCAGCGCCTGCACCGACTCCGGCTGACCGACGAGTCGCACGCGCGGCACCCGCGGCGCGGGGGGATCATCCGCCGCCGCGGCGATGATGTCCGGCTCCGCATCGGTGATGCGCTCCAGCCACTGGTCGTCGTTCTCGACGTAGACAGCGACGCCCTGCTCGCTGAGGGTCCGGCGCACGGCGGCCGGGAGACCGACGGGGGCGCTCACCGTGATCGCCGACCCGGCGCGGATCCCGGCGACGATGACGCGCAGCAGGGACTGCCACGAGGCATCCCCGGTCGCGCGTATGGCCACCGGCACCGAGCGGTAGCGGAACAGGTTGCGCTCGACCTCGAGGTGCGAGACATCCTTCACCTGACCGAACTCGCGGTCCCACACGATCGCGTCGGCGAGCGCGCCGCGGCGCAGCCACTCGAACGCGTCGTAGTCCAGCGACGGCTGGGCCGCCTCGATGACGGACGTGATGCGCGAGTCGAGTCCGCGCAGATGCAGGGTCGCGGATGCCGCGGCCCCCGCAGACGCCCGCCACGAGCCGAGGCCCACGAGGTAGTTCGGGCCGCCGGCCTTGGTACCGGGCCCGACGGATGAGCGCTTCCAGCCGCCGAACGGTTGCCGCTGCACGATCGCGCCGGTGATGCCGCGGTTCACGTAGAGGTTGCCGGCCTGCACGCGGTCGAGCCAGTGTGCGAGGTCGTCGGGGTTCTGCGTGTAGAGCCCCGCCGTGAGTCCGTAGGCGACGGCGTTCTGCAGCTCGATCGCGTGGCTGAGCGAGGTCGCATGCATCACGCCGAGCACGGGGCCGAAGAACTCCTCCTGGTGGAAGCGCGATCCGGGCAGCACGCCGGTGCGGATGCCGGGGCTCCAGAAGCGCCCCTCGAACTCGGGCGAGATATCCAGCGGTCGCGGCTCCACGAGCCAGCGCTCGTCGTCCTCGAGTGTGGTCAGCGCCCACCGAAGCTTGCCGTGCGGCGGCTCGATGACAGGACCGACCTCGGCCACCGGATCGCTCGGCGGCCCCACTCGCAATGAGGTCGCGGCATCCACCAGCTGACGGGCGAAACGCTTGGACCGCCCGACCGGACCGACCAGGATCGCGAGCGACGCCGCCGAGCACTTCTGCCCGGCGTGACCGAACGCACTCTTGATGAGATCGGATGCCGCCAGGTCGAGGTCGGCCGAGGGCATTACGATCATGGCGTTCTTGCCGCTGGTCTCGGCCAGGAGCGGCAGGTCGGGGCGCCACGAGCGGAACAGCGCCGCGGTCTCCCAGGCGCCGGTGAGGATGACCCGGTCCACGGCGGGATGCGAGATGAGGTGCTTGCCGAGTCCGCCTTCATCGATGTCGACGAGCGCGAGCACGTCGCGGGGTACACCCGCGTCCCAGAGCGCCTCGGCGACGACCGCGGCACACCGGCGCGCCTGCGGTGCGGGCTTGAACACGACGCCCGACCCGGCGGCGAGCGCGGCCAGGACCCCGCC
This region includes:
- a CDS encoding helix-turn-helix transcriptional regulator; this translates as MVKPTKVTNSIRALRETAGLTQADLASRIGVTRQTLIAIEQGRYSPTLELAFQISRVFAVGLDDLFQYPEE
- a CDS encoding MDR family MFS transporter encodes the protein MTHRMILFVIFGLMAGMFLSALDQTVVGTAIRTIGDDLHGLSQQAWVTTAYLIVSTISTPIYGKLSDIYGRRPLFIFAIVVFIIGSILASFSTSMIQLAAFRAIQGLGAGGLMSMPLAIMGDILAPRERAKYQGYFLAVFGISSVIGPLVGGLFAGADEILGIAGWRWVFLINVPIGLAALAIVLRFLHIPRHPRHSVRIDWWGAATVILALVPLLLVAEQGREWGWDSPIAIACYIVGGIGIIAFIVSEMLMKDDALIPLKLFRSPTFSMATVIGVLVGFGMFGAMLTLPLYLQLVLGSTPTQSGLQLLPMILGLMIASIASGQLIARTGRYRMFPILGTLLMTAGFFWLTFLQYDRSYWFIAGAMLLIGLGLGQLMQTLTIASQNSVGLRDMGVATSSSTFFRQIGGTLGTAVLLSLMFTVLPANVQVAFDDTSTLTQSLDAALDPAVASAPQNEAIMQQIYAPIVAKLTSATTTKIEDGLTQATDAATKAVADKVAAGEIPAGAQAEATAAAVAQARAAASAQIEKEIPVAQIDADGSVTLDFSDAAARESYVASIAPVLEDQFASGGGTTMNGDALNDTSFLTGADPRLSKPFLVAFNASSVQVYRVAMWVLLVAFILSLFFRTPPLRAKSALQEAADEASAEEEEMRARRASDDTGAFVAP
- a CDS encoding PIG-L deacetylase family protein, with the translated sequence MRKRWIALIVVASVLIVALVGVYWAGRSLFHMPTARGVDSVVGEIGGERVLGVFAHPDDEQTVNGLFWRAKDRDGAYTAMITATQGEAGHQVPVVARQEDLGMVRKAEALKNSFNLGVDEHEVWDYPDGGVPQVDEQELVDRLVASMKRIKPDVVVGFWPASGATGHKDHMEMGRVTELAIAQLQEEGGSYAGPDHLVYTISPTTALGMFGGEQGQIVVKNQPDPEYAMSAETGKKHEGWAIHASQADYLQSAYYLPAWLVYLLWDQEFYHVRDLAEDPIS